A single window of Aspergillus flavus chromosome 4, complete sequence DNA harbors:
- a CDS encoding C-3 sterol dehydrogenase/C-4 decarboxylase, whose translation MWLLEWGPRHFSSAPDNFSVERSGTQLNYYHPPRTSDQHSLFALQFLSLISTYPPPPVAQVHQQLARMSNKRPAMELGTVLVVGGCGFVGWHIVNHLLNFPSETDASVALPKPEEDPRFDYPQLAGRYPVCMAKVAVVDLRTSNNRLPGAEYYDGDITSAESMLEVFRKVKPNVVIHTATPNVLEGNKPLLRKVNVDGTKTLLEVAGGARGDWGGKCKAFVYTSSSSVVHDTQSDLINVDEEWPYIRGDRQLEYYSETKADAEELVLKYNRTSPSGMVTCAVRPAGIYGEKDTTFTYKVLEHSSKASPAVLRMQLGDNNNLFDFTYVGNIAYAHLLAAFRLLATKTRIESKQSEPLDHERVDGEAFNITNDAPVYFWDMTRAAWALTGKVVEPHQVWELPEALLGPIGGIAETVMGICGKTPRLTRRTVRYSCMTRYYSCDKAKSRLGYTPIVSVEEGLARAVGYVVERERQEGQKKGQ comes from the exons ATGTGGCTTCTCGAGTGGGGGCCCAGACATTTTAGCTCAGCCCCAGACAATTTCTCCGTAGAGCGGAGCGGAACCCAGTTAAATTATTATCATCCCCCCCGAACTTCAGATCAACACTCCCTCTTCGCCCTTCAGTTCCTATCGCTTATCTCCACCTATCCACCGCCTCCAGTCGCTCAAGTTCACCAGCAACTCGCCAGAATGTCTAACAAGCGTCCCGCTATGGAATTGGGCACTGTTTTGGTGGTCGGTGGCTGTGGTTTCGTGGGCTGGCACATCGTCAATCACTTGCTCAATTTCCCTTCGGAAACCGATGCCAGTGTCGCTCTCCCGaagccagaagaagatcctcgaTTCGACTACCCCCAACTGGCCGGCCGGTATCCGGTATGTATGGCGAAGGTCGCAGTAGTCGACTTGCGAACCTCCAACAATCGGTTGCCTGGTGCTGAGTATTACGATGGCGATATCACGTCGGCGGAGTCCATGTTGGAGGTCTTTCGCAAAGTTAAGCCGAATGTTGTTATTCACACTGCCACGCCAAACGTCCTAGAAGGGAACAAGCCCCTGTTGCGCAAGGTGAATGTCGACGGAACAAAGACATTGTTGGAGGTCGCGGGCGGCGCTCGTGGAGATTGGGGTGGAAAGTGCAAAGCTTTCGTGTACACAAGCTCGAGCTCAGTGGTTCACGACACACAAAGCGATCTGATCAATGTGGATGAGGAGTGGCCATACATTAGAGGGGATAGGCAGTTGGAGTACTACTCAGAGACAAAG GCGGACGCAGAAGAACTCGTCTTGAAGTACAACCGAACCTCGCCCTCTGGCATGGTGACCTGTGCTGTTCGTCCAGCCGGTATTTATGGAGAGAAGGACACCACGTTTACCTACAAGGTTCTGGAACACTCGTCCAAGGCCTCGCCAGCCGTTCTTCGAATGCAGTTGGGCGACAACAATAATTTGTTCGACTTCACTTACGTTGGGAATATCGCGTATGCCCACTTACTCGCCGCCTTCCGCTTGCTTGCTACCAAGACCCGCATTGAGTCCAAACAAAGTGAACCGTTAGACCATGAGCGGGTTGATGGAGAGGCTTTTAACATTACTAATGATGCCCCGGTCTATTTTTGGGATATGACGCGTGCTGCCTGGGCACTGACTGGCAAGGTAGTCGAGCCCCATCAAGTCTGGGAACTCCCCGAGGCACTCCTTGGTCCTATTGGCGGCATCGCGGAGACAGTGATGGGTATTTGTGGCAAGACGCCGCGGTTGACTAGGCGGACAGTCCGGTATTCATGCATGACTCGCTACTATTCATGTGACAAGGCCAAGTCGCGACTAGGCTACACTCCCATCGTTTCAGTCGAGGAGGGTCTGGCCCGTGCAGTTGGATATGTCGTAGAACGGGAGCGACAGGAGGGTCAGAAGAAGGGACAGTAA
- a CDS encoding versicolorin B synthase, producing the protein MDYYAALNPNPPYMFRRILLLLFWLIGLPASTADKPLYGSKDGIPGIDASFDYVVVGGGNAGVTLAARLAEQSFNVALVEAGGFYEINYPPAKVPGAVGIGTGTDPMAIRTPIDWGFLVNTGPGADSRTIHYEKARCLGGASASNFMLYQRPTIGSMKLWADLVDDESYLFDNVFPLFKKTINFTAPNEELRPANATVSYREDAYEKHGQPVDVTYPHAASPFSSWFQLGLESVGVEVTSEFNSGSLLGSFYCPFTLRPADQIRSSSESAFSRSPYSSRYLETLTLYKNTMGKKILFDQKRATGVEVATAGSKYILSATHEVIISSGAFQSPQLLMVSGIGPADVLQEHEIDVIVDLPGVGQNLWDHVFSGPTYPVAVETFNKLAMDLQYLISQIREFKSSHTGVLTNHGFDYVAFEKLPGSSRAGFTERTENDLSWFPEDWPEVEYIPAPLFVGNFSDPITMQPQDGRQYATILPTLVAPTSRGNVSIISADTDDLPVIHMNWLTTETDQQVLVAAFKRVRDIFHSEAMAPIIVGEEFFPGKEYQTDREILEVIRDTAMAPWHASGTCKMGTRSDRMAVLDSRARVFGVEKLRVVDASAFPVLPPGHPQSVVYMFAEKIASDIIGYSKDEE; encoded by the exons ATGGACTATTACGCCGCGTTGAACCCAAATCCTCCCTACATGTTTCGCCGAATACTTCTTTTGCTGTTCTGGCTCATTGGCCTACCAGCATCGACTGCGGACAAACCGTTATACGGCAGCAAAGACGGTATTCCTGGAATTGATGCCTCATTTGACTACGTTgtcgttggtggtggtaatgCTGGTGTGACCCTGGCGGCGCGCCTGGCTGAACAGAGCTTCAATGTTGCTTTAGTTGAAGCCGGAGGCTTCTACGAAATCAATTACCCCCCAGCGAAAGTTCCTGGGGCTGTTGGCATTGGCACTGGTACCGATCCAATGGCCATTCGAACGCCCATTGACTGGGGGTTTCTGGTCAACACTGGACCGGGCGCAGATTCCCGGACCATTCACTACGAAAAAGCCAGATGCCTTGGAGGAGC ATCAGCAAGCAACTTTATGCTATACCAAAG ACCGACTATAGGATCGATGAAACTATGGGCTGATCTCGTCGATGATGAAAGTTATCTCTTCGATAACGTCTTCCCTTTGTTCAAGAAGACGATTAACTTTACTGCACCCAATGAGGAGCTCCGTCCTGCAAACGCCACCGTGAGCTATCGAGAAGATGCTTACGAGAAGCATGGCCAACCTGTTGACGTGACTTATCCGCATGCTGCCTCGCCATTTTCTAGCTGGTTCCAGCTTGGATTGGAATCGGTGGGGGTTGAAGTAACCTCTGAGTTCAACAGCGGGTCTTTGTTAGGCTCCTTTTATTGCCCGTTCACTTTACGACCCGCCGATCAAATTCGAAGTAGCTCGGAATCGGCATTTTCTAGGTCACCGTATTCTTCGAGATATTTAGAAACCTTGACATTATACAAAAACACAATGGGCAAAAAGATTTTGTTTGATCAAAAGCGAGCAACAGGGGTTGAGGTCGCCACTGCGGGCTCGAAGTATATTCTCAGCGCGACCCACGAAGTCATTATATCATCTGGGGCCTTTCAAAGCCCTCAGCTACTCATGGTTTCTGGAATTGGTCCCGCTGATGTCCTCCAAGAGCATGAAATCGATGTTATTGTAGACCTACCAGGAGTCGGTCAAAATCTGTGGGACCATGTCTTCTCTGGACCAACGTACCCAGTGGCTGTGGAGACATTCAACAAGCTGGCTATGGATTTACAATATCTTATAAGTCAGATAAGGGAGTTTAAATCATCCCATACTGGAGTGTTGACCAATCATGGATTCGACTACGTTGCTTTCGAAAAGCTCCCAGGTAGCTCACGGGCTGGATTCACTGAACGTACGGAGAACGACCTATCCTGGTTTCCAGAAGACTGGCCAGAGGTCGAG TATATCCCCGCACCACTTTTCGTTGGTAATTTTTCGGATCCCATTACTATGCAACCGCAAGATGGGAGGCAATATGCGACCATTTTGCCCACACTCGTGGCCCCGACGTCTCGTGGAAACGTTTCTATCATCTCGGCTGATACGGACGACCTTCCAGTGATTCACATGAACTGGCTTACTACGGAAACAGACCAACAGGTTTTAGTTGCAGCTTTTAAGCGAGTCCGTGACATATTCCATAGTGAAGCCATGGCACCCATCATTGTCGGAGAGGAATTCTTCCCGGGAAAGGAGTATCAAACTGATCGTGAGATCCTTGAGGTCATCCGGGATACAGCCATGGCTCCGTGGCACGCATCCGGCACATGTAAGATGGGGACTCGTTCTGATCGCATGGCGGTCCTTGATAGCCGAGCGAGGGTGTTTGGAGTTGAGAAATTGAGGGTGGTCGATGCCAGTGCAtttccagttcttcctcCTGGCCATCCTCAGTCGGTTGTTT ACATGTTTGCGGAGAAGATAGCCTCGGATATTATAGGCTATAGTAAAGACGAAGAATAG